One genomic region from Oncorhynchus clarkii lewisi isolate Uvic-CL-2024 chromosome 21, UVic_Ocla_1.0, whole genome shotgun sequence encodes:
- the LOC139379460 gene encoding cilia- and flagella-associated protein 251-like gives MTNYDPEMKDQTTSSFVVLTVFFILVTLVALLVVLYMWLNRQTNGQYTVHQLVLGEGGARDRVRGGVQVLEVWFRRRLWPLSEDEETVGEEERRDKEEDVERVSEGGECEGEGKKEEGDEREGRVDDSLDDYSSAEGCGLTESVKVMDEKKERRECEGKREENMEEKGDSKGDEGAVGGEESGRGGLLIHLHQSSGSAIWSEDYEGGKDNNHVTVL, from the coding sequence ATGACTAATTACGATCCAGAAATGAAAGACCAAACCACATCCTCCTTTGTCGTCTTGACTGTCTTCTTCATCCTGGTCACCCTCGTTGCCCTCCTGGTCGTCCTGTACATGTGGCTAAACCGCCAGACAAATGGCCAGTACACAGTCCACCAACTGGTCCTTGGGGAGGGTGGGGCCAGGGACCGGGTGAGGGGCGGGGTCCAAGTCCTGGAGGTGTGGTTCAGGCGTCGCCTTTGGCCTCTCAGTGAGGATGAGGAGACTGTAGGAGAGGAGGAACGGAGAGAcaaagaggaggatgtagagagagtgagtgagggaggggaatgcgagggggaggggaagaaggaggagggggatgagagggagggcaGAGTGGACGACTCTTTGGATGACTACTCCAGTGCGGAGGGCTGTGGCCTGACGGAGAGTGTGAAGGTCATGGacgagaagaaggagaggagagagtgtgaggggaaGCGAGAGGAGAATATGGAAGAAAAGGGGGATAGCAAAGGTGATGAGGGAGCAGTGGGAGGAGAAGAAAGTGGACGGGGAGGTTTGCTGATACACCTGCATCAGTCCTCTGGTAGTGCTATCTGGTCTGAAGATTATGAGGGAGGCAAAGACAACAATCATGTGACTGTATTGTGA
- the LOC139379009 gene encoding E3 ubiquitin-protein ligase DTX4-like isoform X1 has product MLLASAVVVWEWLNEHGRWRPYSPAVSHHIEAVIRNDPRGGSVVLGQVDTRLSPYIVDLHSMHQFRQDTVLWRDPRLSTVTPGTLRPVRRSFYDPTSAPGQGWLWEWENDTGSWTAYDTEVGIAIQAARDRQQPWLDLAPLGFCYLIHFQSMTQINGQTQRCRRIQRRSDLAYPLVSGPLPKSHHAWGPGPGGLLGVSGVGMGVGLSGMGNGNGSAYPSGALPASAITSLGQPCACQQCMLLLSVKAGAMATAHTLGRRPPQNKPPSPKLGGGYSAMGGSYSLTLPRPPSSMGRSLPPHRTSVGGASGGLGVGGGGGFAHSLSLLGSATAALSLSSTRPPPPPLPPLPPPPPPPPSSITSNSATLPPSSSFSMASMASSAPLSMPAPPPPLISTSASSCTPSPSARVLGPVSSAAAACAAPLPPRASLAGLSRPALQRIAMAQSRALIASGVPTVPVKNLNGSSPVHPALAGITGILMSAAGLPVCLTRPPKLVLHPPPVSKSDIKPVPGLGHCCRKTTKKQARKGKTPEEVVKRYLQKVRSPPEEDCTICMEALPGPSGYKGPGVGGIQRAESVGRLAQCGHQYHLQCLVAMYNNGNKDGSLQCPTCKTIYGVKTGNQPPGKMEYHVIPHSLPGHPDCKTIRIIYNIPPGIQGPEHPNPGKPFTARGFPRHCYLPDSEKGRKVLRLLLVAWDRRLIFSVGTSSTTGESDTVIWNEVHHKTEFGSNLTGHGYPDPGHLDNVLEELKAQGITEEECLPRD; this is encoded by the exons ATGTTACTAGCGTCGGCCGTGGTGGTATGGGAATGGCTGAACGAGCACGGGCGCTGGCGGCCTTACAGCCCAGCGGTCTCTCACCACATCGAGGCAGTCATCCGCAACGACCCACGGGGTGGTAGTGTTGTCTTAGGCCAGGTGGACACTCGCCTCTCGCCCTACATCGTCGACTTGCATTCCATGCACCAGTTCCGACAAGATACTG TTCTGTGGCGTGACCCTCGTCTTTCTACCGTTACCCCAGGTACCCTCAGACCGGTTCGCCGCAGCTTCTACGACCCCACGTCGGCGCCGGGTCAGGGCTGGCTGTGGGAGTGGGAGAACGACACAGGCTCGTGGACAGCCTACGACACAGAGGTGGGCATCGCCATCCAGGCGGCACGCGACCGCCAGCAGCCCTGGCTGGACCTGGCGCCACTGGGATTCTGCTACCTCATCCACTTCCAGAGTATGACCCAGATCAACGGGCAGACACAACGCTGCCGCCGCATCCAGCGCCGCTCTGACCTGGCTTACCCACTTGTTTCGGGTCCCCTTCCCAAGTCACACCACGCCTGGGGGCCCGGCCCCGGGGGACTGTTGGGGGTGTCCGGAGTAGGCATGGGGGTGGGGTTGAGCGGGATGGGGAACGGGAACGGTAGCGCCTACCCCAGCGGTGCCCTGCCAGCCTCCGCAATCACCTCCCTGGGCCAGCCCTGCGCCTGTCAGCAATGCATGCTGCTCCTAAGCGTCAAGGCGGGCGCCATGGCAACAGCCCACACCCTGGGCAGGAGGCCACCCCAGAACAAGCCTCCCAGCCCCAAACTGGGTGGGGGTTACTCGGCCATGGGGGGGTCCTACTCTCTCACCCTCCCACGTCCCCCCTCCTCCATGGGCAGGTCCCTTCCTCCCCACAGAACGTCTGTGGGCGGAGCTAGCGGTGGCTTGGGGGTTGGAGGGGGCGGTGGCTTTGCCCATTCACTCTCCCTCCTGGGTTCGGCCACCGCtgccctgtccctctcctccacccggCCCCCTCCCCCGCCTCTACCCCCCCTTCcgcctcctccgcctcctcctccctcctccatcacttCCAACAGTGCtactcttcccccctcctcttccttctccatgGCATCCATGGCTTCCTCTGCCCCTCTGTCGATGCCCGCgcccccccctcctctcatctccacatCAGCTTCCTCCTGCACCCCCTCGCCCTCTGCCCGCGTCCTGGGGCCGGTGTCTTCAGCGGCGGCGGCCTGTGCCGCCCCTCTACCTCCCCGTGCCAGCCTGGCTGGGCTGAGCCGACCCGCCCTGCAGCGCATCGCCATGGCCCAGTCCAGAGCCCTTATCGCCTCCGG AGTCCCAACGGTTCCTGTGAAGAACCTCAATGGATCCAGCCCTGTTCACCCTGCATTGGCAG GTATTACAGGGATCCTGATGAGCGCCGCAGGACTTCCTGTTTGTCTGACCCGACCCCCCAAGCTGGTGCTCCACCCCCCTCCTgtcagcaagagtgacatcaagCCCGTTCCCGGCCTCGGCCACTGCTGCCGCAAGACCACCAAGAAGCAGGCTCGCAAAG gcAAGACCCCTGAGGAAGTAGTGAAGAGGTACCTTCAGAAGGTACGCAGTCCTCCAGAAGAGGACTGCACTATCTGCATGGAGGCCCTGCCTGGGCCCTCGGGCTACAAAGGCCCCGGTGTTGGGGGCATCCAGCGGGCAGAGTCGGTGGGTCGCCTGGCCCAGTGTGGGCACCAGTACCACCTACAGTGTCTGGTGGCCATGTACAACAATGGCAACAAGGATGGCAGCCTTCAGTGCCCCACCTGCAAGACCATCTACGGCGTGAAGACGGGCAACCAGCCGCCTGGCAAGATGGAGTATCACGTTATCCCCCATTCGCTGCCTGGCCACCCCGACTGCAAGACCATCCGCATCATCTATAACATCCCGCCAGGCATCCAG GGCCCTGAGCACCCGAACCCAGGCAAGCCCTTCACCGCCCGGGGATTCCCCCGACACTGCTACCTCCCTGACAGCGAGAAGGGACGCAAG GTACTGAGGCTGCTGCTGGTGGCGTGGGACCGGCGGCTCATCTTCTCAGTGGGCACATCCAGCACCACGGGCGAGTCGGACACAGTCATCTGGAATGAGGTGCACCACAAGACGGAGTTCGGCTCCAACCTGACGGGACACGGCTACCCCGACCCAGGCCACCTGGACAACGTTCTGGAGGAGCTTAAGGCCCAGGGGATCACCGAGGAGGAGTGCCTACCCAGAGACTGA
- the LOC139379009 gene encoding E3 ubiquitin-protein ligase DTX4-like isoform X2, translating into MLLASAVVVWEWLNEHGRWRPYSPAVSHHIEAVIRNDPRGGSVVLGQVDTRLSPYIVDLHSMHQFRQDTGTLRPVRRSFYDPTSAPGQGWLWEWENDTGSWTAYDTEVGIAIQAARDRQQPWLDLAPLGFCYLIHFQSMTQINGQTQRCRRIQRRSDLAYPLVSGPLPKSHHAWGPGPGGLLGVSGVGMGVGLSGMGNGNGSAYPSGALPASAITSLGQPCACQQCMLLLSVKAGAMATAHTLGRRPPQNKPPSPKLGGGYSAMGGSYSLTLPRPPSSMGRSLPPHRTSVGGASGGLGVGGGGGFAHSLSLLGSATAALSLSSTRPPPPPLPPLPPPPPPPPSSITSNSATLPPSSSFSMASMASSAPLSMPAPPPPLISTSASSCTPSPSARVLGPVSSAAAACAAPLPPRASLAGLSRPALQRIAMAQSRALIASGVPTVPVKNLNGSSPVHPALAGITGILMSAAGLPVCLTRPPKLVLHPPPVSKSDIKPVPGLGHCCRKTTKKQARKGKTPEEVVKRYLQKVRSPPEEDCTICMEALPGPSGYKGPGVGGIQRAESVGRLAQCGHQYHLQCLVAMYNNGNKDGSLQCPTCKTIYGVKTGNQPPGKMEYHVIPHSLPGHPDCKTIRIIYNIPPGIQGPEHPNPGKPFTARGFPRHCYLPDSEKGRKVLRLLLVAWDRRLIFSVGTSSTTGESDTVIWNEVHHKTEFGSNLTGHGYPDPGHLDNVLEELKAQGITEEECLPRD; encoded by the exons ATGTTACTAGCGTCGGCCGTGGTGGTATGGGAATGGCTGAACGAGCACGGGCGCTGGCGGCCTTACAGCCCAGCGGTCTCTCACCACATCGAGGCAGTCATCCGCAACGACCCACGGGGTGGTAGTGTTGTCTTAGGCCAGGTGGACACTCGCCTCTCGCCCTACATCGTCGACTTGCATTCCATGCACCAGTTCCGACAAGATACTG GTACCCTCAGACCGGTTCGCCGCAGCTTCTACGACCCCACGTCGGCGCCGGGTCAGGGCTGGCTGTGGGAGTGGGAGAACGACACAGGCTCGTGGACAGCCTACGACACAGAGGTGGGCATCGCCATCCAGGCGGCACGCGACCGCCAGCAGCCCTGGCTGGACCTGGCGCCACTGGGATTCTGCTACCTCATCCACTTCCAGAGTATGACCCAGATCAACGGGCAGACACAACGCTGCCGCCGCATCCAGCGCCGCTCTGACCTGGCTTACCCACTTGTTTCGGGTCCCCTTCCCAAGTCACACCACGCCTGGGGGCCCGGCCCCGGGGGACTGTTGGGGGTGTCCGGAGTAGGCATGGGGGTGGGGTTGAGCGGGATGGGGAACGGGAACGGTAGCGCCTACCCCAGCGGTGCCCTGCCAGCCTCCGCAATCACCTCCCTGGGCCAGCCCTGCGCCTGTCAGCAATGCATGCTGCTCCTAAGCGTCAAGGCGGGCGCCATGGCAACAGCCCACACCCTGGGCAGGAGGCCACCCCAGAACAAGCCTCCCAGCCCCAAACTGGGTGGGGGTTACTCGGCCATGGGGGGGTCCTACTCTCTCACCCTCCCACGTCCCCCCTCCTCCATGGGCAGGTCCCTTCCTCCCCACAGAACGTCTGTGGGCGGAGCTAGCGGTGGCTTGGGGGTTGGAGGGGGCGGTGGCTTTGCCCATTCACTCTCCCTCCTGGGTTCGGCCACCGCtgccctgtccctctcctccacccggCCCCCTCCCCCGCCTCTACCCCCCCTTCcgcctcctccgcctcctcctccctcctccatcacttCCAACAGTGCtactcttcccccctcctcttccttctccatgGCATCCATGGCTTCCTCTGCCCCTCTGTCGATGCCCGCgcccccccctcctctcatctccacatCAGCTTCCTCCTGCACCCCCTCGCCCTCTGCCCGCGTCCTGGGGCCGGTGTCTTCAGCGGCGGCGGCCTGTGCCGCCCCTCTACCTCCCCGTGCCAGCCTGGCTGGGCTGAGCCGACCCGCCCTGCAGCGCATCGCCATGGCCCAGTCCAGAGCCCTTATCGCCTCCGG AGTCCCAACGGTTCCTGTGAAGAACCTCAATGGATCCAGCCCTGTTCACCCTGCATTGGCAG GTATTACAGGGATCCTGATGAGCGCCGCAGGACTTCCTGTTTGTCTGACCCGACCCCCCAAGCTGGTGCTCCACCCCCCTCCTgtcagcaagagtgacatcaagCCCGTTCCCGGCCTCGGCCACTGCTGCCGCAAGACCACCAAGAAGCAGGCTCGCAAAG gcAAGACCCCTGAGGAAGTAGTGAAGAGGTACCTTCAGAAGGTACGCAGTCCTCCAGAAGAGGACTGCACTATCTGCATGGAGGCCCTGCCTGGGCCCTCGGGCTACAAAGGCCCCGGTGTTGGGGGCATCCAGCGGGCAGAGTCGGTGGGTCGCCTGGCCCAGTGTGGGCACCAGTACCACCTACAGTGTCTGGTGGCCATGTACAACAATGGCAACAAGGATGGCAGCCTTCAGTGCCCCACCTGCAAGACCATCTACGGCGTGAAGACGGGCAACCAGCCGCCTGGCAAGATGGAGTATCACGTTATCCCCCATTCGCTGCCTGGCCACCCCGACTGCAAGACCATCCGCATCATCTATAACATCCCGCCAGGCATCCAG GGCCCTGAGCACCCGAACCCAGGCAAGCCCTTCACCGCCCGGGGATTCCCCCGACACTGCTACCTCCCTGACAGCGAGAAGGGACGCAAG GTACTGAGGCTGCTGCTGGTGGCGTGGGACCGGCGGCTCATCTTCTCAGTGGGCACATCCAGCACCACGGGCGAGTCGGACACAGTCATCTGGAATGAGGTGCACCACAAGACGGAGTTCGGCTCCAACCTGACGGGACACGGCTACCCCGACCCAGGCCACCTGGACAACGTTCTGGAGGAGCTTAAGGCCCAGGGGATCACCGAGGAGGAGTGCCTACCCAGAGACTGA